ATGTCGGAACTGAGGTATTTTGGTTCTGACGAATCGGAATCTAATATGATGGAATACTACGAAGGTATCAAAGATTGGTATTCCGCCAATACTCATGCGTATAAAAATGATATGGTTTTGGCACAAACAAAAATGAGCCTTTACCTTTCTGCTATAATTTTTAATCCAATACAAAACTATAAATTATATAAGAAGGCGCAGGCCCAATATACTTACTTTAAAAAGCGATATAATGCCTGGAATCGGGGATATGCAACGTGGGCAAATATCGATAATACCTGGGCGCAGGCCATCGGTGCCGGTAACGACTATACCTATACTTATAAGGTATGGCATGTGTATGGTTGTGACTTACCAATTTATGGTGGAATAGCACCTGATATGGAAACATTATTTTACCTCCCCCCCTGCCCGGGAGGCGGCTATTATAATCCAGACGGATATTACAAAACCGTCACAGTCCACGTCCCCGTAGCCCGGAAAAACGACGGGCTCGTCTCCCCCAACCTCGCCGTCTGGAAGAAAGGCCAGAACCAAAACGACCGCTCCACCAACTTCTACTACGGTGATGAGGGCGCCGACGGTGGCTACAACCACAGCGAAATTCGGCGGGCTCAGCGGGCGTATACGTTGCCGGGGGTGTTTAGTAAGGGACAGGAAACGCCCCAGTGGACAGAAACAAGTGACTGGATGAGACAGCGATATGAATAATCAGAATATGTTCAATCACCCAATCTTGCTACTTGTATTTTTTTGGTTAATTATAGGGGTTCAGTGTAGCATTGATCTGTTTGAAGAACAACACAATGGGAAAGAAAACCCAGCGGAGCTTTTATCGCTCCGCTGGGAATATAGTCATACCGGACTCTCCTATATGAAGAATCCAATTTATATAAAAGATGACAGCCTCGTGATCCTTGGCGAGAATTTGACGCTAACTGCATTGGTGACTACAAATGGTAAAGTTAAATGGTCTCAAAATACAAATGAAACTTTACATTCAGACTATTTCCTTCAATCAAGGAATATTGTGTATGGTCGTACTTCCCATAGTCTCGTTGGCTGGAATATTACTACAGGTACTACTAATTGGAATTTTGCCATCCCGGATAGTATTGGAGGATACCCATTCAGTGGAGATGCCATAAACCAAGACACGGTCTATGTAGCGTTGGCCGATTATATCTTACAAGTTTCTCTGGATACCGGAATGGAACAAATGTATCCCGTGCGAGGGGGCGCCAATACGCTTCAATACAGGAATGGCCAGTTATACTATCTGAATAATTGGGGGGAGTGGAAAGCAGATGGAGTGTATGATATCGGAACGATCACCTGTCTTGCATCCCACACCGGTGATACCCTCTGGTCATTTATGCCGGAGGGTGTGCCGCCCAGCTATACCGCTCCCATCCTGTTAGATGAGACCACGCTGTATTTTGGAACGGTGAGCTTAAGCGGCAAAACCACTGACCTCTTCCGCACCTATGCCCTGGATGCGGATGATGGGAGTTTGGTCTGGAAAACCAACAAAGAGGTCTTCACCTATCACCACATTCTGATTGGGGATACCATCTACGGCAATGACGGCCTCGGATTATATGCTCTCGACAAACACACCGGTGAACTCCTCTGGCAGACCGATCTGGAGGTGGGGCATGGGGAACGGCCGGTGGCGTACCTGGACGGCTATCTCTACCACGCCAAGGGCGGCGCGCTCCACGTAGTGGACGCCCAAACCGGCGAGATTGTCATCTCCAGGATGCTGGGGCCGGACAAGAGCAGCGTCCGGGTCGCCAGCGCCGGGGCCGGGGCGGTGTTTGTGCAGACCAACCAACATTTGTATTGCTACGAGCCGTACCAGCCGGGAGAGGAATAAGACGAGACTCTGTGATAACTGTCCCTTTCAGGGTCTGCGACCCCTGAAAGGGACTTTAGCCCCCGAGCGACGAGTGCAGCCGCTCCACCAACTTCTACTACGGTGACGAGGGCGCCGACGGCGGCTACAACCACAGCGAAATCCGGCGGGCGCAGCGGGCGTATTCGTTGCCGGGGGAGTTCAGTGAGGGGGATGAAACAGATCCGTGGGTTTCAGCCAGAGATTGGATGGATATTCGTTATGGAAACTAAAAAGAGGAATACAATATTACTGTTGTCTCTCGTATTTGCCATCTTTCTTCAGTGTAAAATTGATTTGCCGATCGATGATGATGAAGATGAGCACCTCCCACCGAAGCGTTTAGCGCTTCGGTGGGAGTATAAATACGAAAAAGGGGCCGGATTCCTGACTTTATCTCCAACTGTTGTTTCGGATTCAACTATTGTTTTTTCTGGTGCACCAATGTTGGAATCCTTGACAATCCTGAATGGCCGCCTTCTTTGGCAAAGTAATTTACATAATGACATGAGTTTACAGAGTGATCATTTGCTATATAATAACGAGATACTGGTTGCTCCCCAAACTGACCGTGTACTTGTATGGGACAGGAAGTCTGGAAATAGTATTTGGAATTATTTAGTTCCAAAAGAAGATGTCGGCTCTGTTGGCTTATATTACAATGCTTTAGAGGGTAATTGTTTCTATTTAGCGGGAACCTCTACTGTTCAGAAAATCCAATTATTAGATGGTCTTTCGTGGTCAACTCGATTTTATCAACGGATAGTGGCAGTATTAGTTCAAGACACGCTCGTCTACGCTAGTACTTTTAAAAGTGATAACCGTAAAGATGGAGCCTATGAAATTGGGAACGTTATCAGTATTCATGCTGTAACTGGTGATTCACTTTGGGCGTATTCCATTTCTGGCTCTGCCCCAAGTTATACAGCACCATTGTTAGGGGACGGGACTACCATTTATGTTGGCTCAAATAGCGCAAGTGGAAAACATACGGATATTTTCCGTACCTACGCCATCGATGCGCATGACGGTGACCTGGTCTGGAAAACCAGTGAGGAAGTCTTCACCTACCACCACATTCTGATTGGCGATACCATCTACGGCAACGACGGTCTTGGCTTGTATGCGCTCGACAAACACACCGGCGACCTCCTCTGGCAGACCGATCTGGAGGTGGGGCATGGGGAACGGCCGGTGGCGTACTGGGACGGCTATCTCTACCACGCCAAGGGTGGCGCGCTTCACGTCGTGGACGCCCGGACCGGCGAGATCGTCATTCACAAAATGCTGGGGCCGGACAAAAGCAGCGTACGGGTGGCCAGCGCCGGGGCCGGGGCGGTGTTCGTGCAGACCAACCAACATTTGTATTGCTACGAGCCGTACCAGCCGGGAGAGGAATAAGACGAGACTCTGTGATAACTGTCCCTTTCAGGGTCTGCGACCCCTGAAAGGGTCTGTAGGCTCAGATGAATATTGAATGAATCCCTTATACGAGCGAAGCGGACACATATATTTCTGGCCCCACATGACTCCTATAAGTATTCCAGGAAAGCCTTCTTACGACTGTCTATGAATCTCCAACTGGAATTTTTATTGAATTACCATGTGGAACCGGTGGAGCTCTTCGGAGGGTTTTATGTCAATAATTTACGAGTTTTCGAGGTGGTCCGTTTATCTCAGGTCATGAATTACAAATTAGGTTTCGTCCTTCATGCAACACCAGAATCGGAATGGGTATTTATGCTCAATTTCC
This Candidatus Neomarinimicrobiota bacterium DNA region includes the following protein-coding sequences:
- a CDS encoding PQQ-binding-like beta-propeller repeat protein, with protein sequence MKNPIYIKDDSLVILGENLTLTALVTTNGKVKWSQNTNETLHSDYFLQSRNIVYGRTSHSLVGWNITTGTTNWNFAIPDSIGGYPFSGDAINQDTVYVALADYILQVSLDTGMEQMYPVRGGANTLQYRNGQLYYLNNWGEWKADGVYDIGTITCLASHTGDTLWSFMPEGVPPSYTAPILLDETTLYFGTVSLSGKTTDLFRTYALDADDGSLVWKTNKEVFTYHHILIGDTIYGNDGLGLYALDKHTGELLWQTDLEVGHGERPVAYLDGYLYHAKGGALHVVDAQTGEIVISRMLGPDKSSVRVASAGAGAVFVQTNQHLYCYEPYQPGEE
- a CDS encoding PQQ-binding-like beta-propeller repeat protein, whose protein sequence is MKQIRGFQPEIGWIFVMETKKRNTILLLSLVFAIFLQCKIDLPIDDDEDEHLPPKRLALRWEYKYEKGAGFLTLSPTVVSDSTIVFSGAPMLESLTILNGRLLWQSNLHNDMSLQSDHLLYNNEILVAPQTDRVLVWDRKSGNSIWNYLVPKEDVGSVGLYYNALEGNCFYLAGTSTVQKIQLLDGLSWSTRFYQRIVAVLVQDTLVYASTFKSDNRKDGAYEIGNVISIHAVTGDSLWAYSISGSAPSYTAPLLGDGTTIYVGSNSASGKHTDIFRTYAIDAHDGDLVWKTSEEVFTYHHILIGDTIYGNDGLGLYALDKHTGDLLWQTDLEVGHGERPVAYWDGYLYHAKGGALHVVDARTGEIVIHKMLGPDKSSVRVASAGAGAVFVQTNQHLYCYEPYQPGEE